In Acidobacteriota bacterium, one genomic interval encodes:
- a CDS encoding thioredoxin family protein translates to MERESRLSPPVLALILVGIGVVLGYGAFVTTRTPGEETLPPGDVKVASKGDAFSIHDALVPGKYTIFDFYADWCAPCRALDPELRRLASKRPDIAVRKVDIIDWESAVVRQYGVTALPHMKIYDPQGTLLGEGDDAYRVLQNVLRIDTL, encoded by the coding sequence ATGGAACGCGAGTCCCGCCTGAGCCCCCCGGTCCTGGCGCTGATCCTCGTGGGGATCGGCGTCGTCCTTGGATACGGAGCCTTCGTGACGACCCGGACTCCCGGGGAGGAGACGCTGCCGCCCGGCGACGTGAAGGTCGCGTCGAAGGGGGATGCCTTCTCGATCCACGACGCGCTCGTTCCGGGCAAGTACACCATCTTCGATTTCTACGCGGACTGGTGCGCGCCGTGCCGCGCCCTCGATCCCGAGCTGCGACGGCTCGCCTCGAAGCGGCCGGACATCGCGGTGCGCAAGGTCGACATCATCGACTGGGAGTCGGCGGTCGTGAGGCAGTACGGGGTCACCGCCCTCCCGCACATGAAGATCTACGACCCGCAGGGGACCCTGCTCGGCGAGGGGGACGATGCCTACCGCGTCCTCCAGAACGTGCTCCGGATCGACACCCTCTGA